From one Triticum urartu cultivar G1812 chromosome 3, Tu2.1, whole genome shotgun sequence genomic stretch:
- the LOC125542836 gene encoding protein BREAST CANCER SUSCEPTIBILITY 2 homolog B-like isoform X2, whose protein sequence is MPGRWRVWGQPDGRLVWIPAPEPDAPPPPAAAPPLPPPLPLGRGAGIAADPSEDALAKGRGAADGCRVESMADLLVQARNTLLEGDGMSGATVDAGEGQLFCTGSGRSVSVSERAIRRARALVGEEVEKAGNKRKQPFDDVPGAEGESREMDAPFRGGVHNTTVPPVFQTGSGKAVLLGKDSIQKARAILGEQPFDHVPDAEGESSEMDAPFRGGVYNTTMPPVFQTGSGKAVLLGKDSIQKARVLLEGVDSAAGAVQPMFRTGMGKPVPVSRTSIDKARAVLEGQTVAEKGVDGMEQFPLFQTGSGRVVSVSAASVQKAKSVLKDNNTSEESFGRPNQPMMFQTGSGRSAMISERSIERSRAVANEGDAEKSGHWDTDCQFPMFQTGLGKPVAVSWSSVQKAKAVLEEENIKTTGRGGSSDCATTLQTETPTSVLMSSSLIMNSRSVTPKEDSAMQVTRTEKNHKDDDHVPLFQTGLGRSIAISKSSLKRASAVLEPRNIAKELEDEAHLDGAHDTPVFRTGLGRSILASENSIKELPILEAEEAVKSVNNYKGETFVEDATFQAGIQKFVPQNGISSHKASMLLEQRNFMEKGYEDSGSQLPMFRTGSGKSVLISESSVQKARAVLEEEGKINRNNHKLLNMDKKIPVFASPLKTSCARTVNISSVGVSRAATLLGLEENTLSTQFFGHVGDKLATRINFEQENPEQRLGIASYPTENQVHKEPHWPFELSNNTVSDSGEHSIRFSTAGGRSMAISSDALERAKSLLGESDLVVSTNNLVGYPLGSACNDKMQNSTVAPKEGGSDLSKRRRVSGRTELATFSHQAMSDRKHTGSFGNAVSDIHPTSENTNTFHVGSRSTSEIPKIMKPSSRCLSETDNANDPKDKTRQLHMPAGALVDISNFMGAHSGNIDHVVNEKRRIGGRNSTSSFKRPRSSRFITPISTNKQSSAGVLKLPPTQITSCRTKLSASYPFQHKRKTWKEYFGGPPCFNCLTERTTAEVKLMDAKGAGKYKFHNMNTGAEEFQKLLIACGASLTYATKEWVNNHYKWIVWKLASLERSYPTKAAGKFLTVANVLDELKYRYDREVNNGHRSAIKKILEGNALPSLMMVLCISAIYSHPDVNKLEAVGTDGNENSIDNKSLLAAKRNMPAHIELTDGWYALETSLDVALSEQLQKRKLFIGQKLRIWGASLCGWTGPVSFHEASGTVKLTVHVNGSYRARWDDPLGFCKHVGPPLAFKCIKASGGRVPRTLVGVARIYPILYKERLPDGCSIVRSERMERKALQLYHQRVSKIAEDIMSEQDENCASTDDSEEGAKICKMLEQAAEPEVMMAGLTSEQIISFSSYQAKQKEARQNEVAKKVENALEVAGLSSRDVTPFLKVRVTSLAHKISATKTINKEGLITIWNPTEKQKADLVEGQVYIATGLLPSAHCTNILYLHARGSSTVWKPLASAQAADFQPFFTPRKAVELSLIGEVPLASLSCSEFDIAGVVLHVGDVYLCSNQKRQWLFLTDGSKFISASQSTVQDDCLLAVSFSCSSASDDGAFFSYALSGNTVGFSNLVKRQKDQTRRIWVAEATQSSTYTLSHEISKKSHLKEAATCAEKWASSSFDKIQQLKEKVLCIIGDSGG, encoded by the exons ATGCCCGGGAGGTGGCGGGTCTGGGGCCAGCCCGACGGCCGCCTCGTCTGGATCCCCGCCCCCGAGCccgacgcgccgccgccgcctgccgcggctccgcctcttcctcctcccctgCCGCTGGGGCGCGGTGCGGGGATAGCCGCGGATCCATCCGAGGACGCGCTGGCGAAAG GCCGGGGCGCTGCCGACGGATGCCGCGTCGAGTCCATGGCCGACCTCCTCGTGCAAG CTCGGAACACGCTGCTCGAAGGTGACGGGATGTCCGGAGCAACTGTCGATGCAGGAGAGGGTCAGCTGTTCTGCACTGGATCAGGGAGGTCAGTGTCTGTCAGCGAGAGGGCTATAAGGAGGGCCAGGGCGTTGGTCGGGGAGGAGGTGGAGAAGGCTGGTAACAAGAGAA AGCAACCGTTTGACGACGTACCTGGTGCAGAGGGCGAATCGAGAGAAATGGACGCCCCATTTAGAG GTGGAGTGCATAACACTACCGTGCCCCCAGTGTTCCAAACTGGATCCGGAAAAGCAGTTTTGCTGGGCAAGGACTCGATCCAGAAGGCAAGAGCTATTTTAGGAG AGCAACCGTTTGACCATGTACCTGATGCAGAGGGCGAATCGAGTGAAATGGACGCCCCATTTAGAG GTGGAGTGTATAACACTACCATGCCCCCAGTGTTCCAAACTGGATCAGGAAAAGCTGTCTTACTGGGCAAGGACTCAATCCAGAAGGCAAGAGTTCTTTTAGAAG GTGTTGATAGTGCTGCTGGTGCCGTACAACCAATGTTCCGTACTGGAATGGGTAAGCCGGTTCCTGTGAGCCGGACCTCTATTGATAAGGCAAGAGCTGTTTTGGAGGGACAAACAGTTGCAGAAAAAG GTGTGGATGGCATGGAACAGTTTCCATTGTTCCAAACTGGTTCAGGACGAGTTGTCTCAGTCAGTGCGGCATCTGTTCAGAAAGCTAAGTCTGTTTTGAAGGATAATAATACAAGCGAGG AGAGTTTTGGTAGGCCTAACCAGCCTATGATGTTCCAAACTGGTTCAGGAAGATCAGCCATGATCAGCGAAAGATCCATTGAGAGATCTAGAGCTGTGGCGAATGAGGGAGATGCGGAAAAGAGCG GACATTGGGATACTGATTGCCAGTTCCCAATGTTCCAAACAGGATTAGGGAAGCCTGTTGCTGTGAGCTGGAGCTCAGTCCAGAAAGCAAAGGCAGTATTGGAGGAAGAAAATATTAAAACAACTG GACGTGGAGGTAGCAGTGATTGTGCCACAACTCTTCAGACTGAAACGCCAACATCTGTTTTGATGAGTAGCAGTTTGATCATGAATAGTAGAAGTGTTACACCGAAGGAAGATAGTGCAATGCAAG TCACTCGAACAGAGAAAAATCACAAGGATGATGACCACGTGCCGTTGTTTCAAACTGGGTTAGGGAGGTCAATTGCTATAAGTAAGAGCTCACTTAAGAGGGCATCTGCAGTTCTGGAGCCAAGGAATATTGCAAAGGAATTGGAAG ATGAAGCTCATTTAGATGGTGCCCATGACACTCCAGTGTTCAGAACTGGATTAGGAAGGTCTATCTTAGCAAGTGAGAACTCTATAAAGGAATTGCCTATCTTAGAGGCTGAAGAAGCAGTAAAAAGTG TAAACAATTACAAAGGGGAAACCTTTGTTGAAGACGCAACGTTCCAAGCTGGAATACAAAAGTTTGTACCCCAAAATGGAATTTCAAGCCATAAGGCCAGTATGCTTTTGGAGCAACGAAACTTCATGGAGAAAG GATACGAAGACTCTGGAAGTCAACTGCCAATGTTTCGAACCGGATCTGGAAAGTCGGTCTTGATTAGTGAAAGCTCAGTGCAGAAAGCAAGGGCTGTTCTGGAGGAAGAAGGCAAAATAAACAGAA ATAATCATAAGCTCCTTAACATGGACAAAAAAATTCCTGTGTTTGCGTCACCTCTCAAGACAAGCTGTGCAAGAACAGTAAATATATCTTCAGTTGGCGTGTCTCGAGCTGCTACTTTGTTGGGCTTGGAGGAGAATACcctttcaacacaattttttgGACATGTGGGGGATAAGCTGGCCACAAGAATAAATTTTGAGCAGGAAAATCCAGAACAGAGGCTTGGTATTGCATCTTATCCAACAGAAAACCAAGTGCACAAGGAACCACACTGGCCATTTGAGCTTTCTAATAACACAGTTTCTGATTCTGGTGAGCATTCTATCAGATTCAGTACCGCCGGAGGCAGATCAATGGCTATTTCTAGTGATGCACTTGAACGCGCAAAAAGCCTTCTGGGTGAATCAGATCTCGTGGTTTCAACAAATAATTTAGTAGGCTACCCTTTGGGATCTGCTTGTAATGATAAGATGCAAAATTCAACTGTTGCGCCAAAAGAAGGTGGATCTGATTTATCTAAAAGAAGAAGGGTCAGTGGAAGAACCGAACTTGCAACATTTTCCCACCAGGCAATGTCTGATAGGAAGCACACTGGATCCTTTGGAAATGCTGTATCTGATATCCATCCAACTAGTGAAAACACCAATACGTTTCATGTTGGGAGTCGTTCAACCAGTGAAATTCCAAAGATCATGAAGCCTTCTTCCAGGTGTTTATCTGAAACTGACAACGCAAATGACCCTAAAGATAAGACCCGGCAACTCCATATGCCAGCTGGAGCGTTGGTTGACATCAGTAACTTCATGGGTGCACATTCTGGAAATATTGACCATGTTGTTAATGAGAAGAGAAGAATTGGGGGAAGAAACTCCACATCTTCCTTTAAACGGCCCCGCTCTTCCAG GTTCATCACGCCTATAAGCACCAACAAACAGTCCTCTGCTG GAGTACTCAAACTACCACCAACTCAGATCACTTCCTGTCGAACAAAGCTGTCTGCATCTTATCCTTTTCAACATAAAAGGAAGACTTGGAAAGAGTATTTTGGTGGTCCTCCCTGCTTCAATTGTTTG ACGGAACGTACAACAGCTGAAGTGAAGCTCATGGATGCAAAAGGAGCAGGGAAGTACAAGTTTCACAATATGAATACTGGTGCAGAAGAATTTCAGAAGTTGCTGATTGCCTGTGGGGCTTCATTGACATATGCAACTAAAGA ATGGGTGAACAATCACTATAAATGGATCGTATGGAAACTTGCTTCACTTGAGAGGAGCTATCCAACTAAAGCTGCTGGCAAATTCTTGACAGTTGCTAATGTTTTAGACGAGCTGAAGTATAG GTATGACAGAGAAGTGAACAATGGCCATCGATCAGCCATAAAGAAAATTTTAGAAGGAAATGCTTTGCCATCTTTGATGATGGTGCTGTGCATTTCAGCTATTTATTCCCATCCTGATGTAAATAAGTTAGAGGCTGTCGGGACAGATGGAAATGAAAACAGTATCGACAATAAAAGCTTGTTAGCTGCTAAAAGAAACATGCCTGCACACATTGAATTAACTGATGGATG GTATGCACTAGAAACGTCATTAGACGTGGCACTTTCAGAACAACTACAGAAAAGAAAGCTTTTTATAGGACAAAAGCTTCGG ATATGGGGAGCTTCTTTGTGTGGTTGGACTGGGCCTGTGTCATTTCATGAG GCATCTGGCACCGTCAAATTGACGGTCCATGTGAATGGCAGTTATCGTGCAAGATGGGATGATCCTTTGGGATTCT GCAAGCATGTTGGACCCCCACTGGCGTTCAAGTGCATAAAAGCTTCTGGTGGCCGAGTCCCTAGGACACTGGTAGGAGTTGCAAGAATATATCCTATTTTGTACAAGGAGAG GTTGCCTGATGGTTGTTCTATTGTGAGATCTGAAAGGATGGAAAGAAAGGCGCTACAACTGTATCACCAGAG AGTATCTAAGATCGCAGAAGACATTATGTCTGAACAAGATGAAAACTGTGCCAGCACTGATGACAGCGAGGAAGGGGCGAAAATTTGCAAAATGCTAGAGCAGGCGGCTGAGCCTGAAGTTATGATGGCTGGCCTGACCTCAGAGCAGATAATATCTTTCTCATCTTATCAAGCAAAGCAAAAG GAAGCTAGGCAAAACGAAGTAGCTAAGAAGGTCGAAAATGCTCTGGAAGTTGCTGGCCTTAGTTCAAGAGATGTTACGCCATTTTTGAAAGTGAGGGTGACGAGCCTTGCTCACAAAATCTCTGCTACAAAAACCATCAACAAGGAAGGGCTAATAACAATTTGGAACCCTACTGAGAAGCAA AAAGCCGACCTGGTGGAGGGACAAGTTTACATCGCCACAGGATTGCTGCCTTCTGCCCACTGTACTAACATTCTTTACTTGCATGCTAGAGGATCATCTACAGTGTGGAAGCCATTAGCATCGGCACAGGCTGCAGATTTTCA ACCATTTTTTACCCCACGTAAGGCGGTTGAGCTGTCATTGATTGGTGAGGTACCACTTGCAAG TCTTTCTTGCAGTGAATTTGACATTGCAGGTGTTGTTTTGCATGTCGGCGATGTTTACTTATGCAGCAACCAGAAAAGGCAGTGGCTCTTTTTGACAGATGGATCTAAATTTATCTCGGCATCGCAGTCCACAGTGCAAGATGATTGTCTTCTAGCAGTTAGCTTTTCTTGCTCATCTGCCAGCGATGATGGTGCCTTTTTCAGTTATGCCCTTTCTGGAAATACA GTTGGTTTCAGTAACTTGGTCAAGCGACAGAAGGACCAGACAAGGCGCATATGGGTAGCCGAGGCAACACAGAGCTCTACATACACTCTTTCCCATGAGATATCAAAAAAATCGCATCTTAAGGAAGCTGCAACATGTGCTGAGAAATGGGCTTCAAGTTCTTTTGAT AAAATCCAGCAGCTAAAGGAAAAGGTTTTATGCATAATTGGTGATAGCGGTGGCTGA